Proteins from one Larimichthys crocea isolate SSNF chromosome XX, L_crocea_2.0, whole genome shotgun sequence genomic window:
- the phf21b gene encoding PHD finger protein 21B isoform X1, whose protein sequence is MELQGLQEALKVEIQCHQDAELKRPKHDRQTRITALSDKQNQTLCKGLNELQNGQKLAVRTCPVGTTKPLSLIKPPGQSIAISVVPAKAPVSMVTAHINGQKAASSEPLQTSPINLQTGGRVASAGVHPFSSRRAGELPPSQMLGTLTAVPIKVPHVSSLHRLAGQAATVLPQVRPKTQIPDSLPHSPCQELQPLSLQRATAVVSPKSQGPTLPTANSTFSPDHQPNGQSDTSPPPAPPHGQSGGPDSGGPAQHASAGPGVAYAIIAASPATGNGVSAVSEAVKVQPLVLSAENKVIIIQPQAPSSTDGSPADVPSQEVQPAPKKDEDPEKIAFMVALGLVTTEHLEEIQTKRQERKRRSTANPAYSGMFEPERKRLASHYLNSSLFLSARDSEDFCWKDDVEHDELCSVCKEDGELQPCHNCPRAFHPNCLHPPLKTPPRGPWYCPKCQKKVLNKENMSWPQNFVQSYVTHKTVRQEEKRRLLRRSSELKSECAHLEEQDEKLNDTLKQCMDLRERLLGQQRDTQASLERLKALIRLIQRDQLIQVTMTTTATIAASLLSQSWIKPTSTAAAAATPNTTTTTTTTPGPSATPLQKSHAHSQDDANI, encoded by the exons AAGCTGGCAGTCAGAACTTGTCCCGTAGGGACGACCAAGCCTCTGTCTCTCATCAAGCCTCCCGGTCAGAGCATCGCCATCTCCGTGGTGCCGGCCAAGGCTCCCGTTTCCATGGTGACCGCACACATTAACGGACAGAAGGCGGCGAGCTCGGAGCCGCTACAGACGTCCCCCATCAACCTCCAGACGGGCGGCAGGGTGGCGTCCGCCGGAGTCCACCCgttcagcagcaggagagccGGAGAGCTGCCGCCCTCTCAG ATGCTGGGAACTCTCACTGCTGTGCCCATCAAGGTGCCTCACGTCAGCTCGCTGCACCGGCTGGCAGGACAAGCAGCCACAGTGCTACCTCAG GTCAGGCCAAAGACCCAGATCCCCGACAGCCTCCCCCACAGTCCGTGTCAGGAGCTGCAGCCGCTCAGCCTGCAGAGGGCGACGGCCGTGGTCAGTCCTAAGAGCCAGGGCCCGACCCTGCCCACCGCCAACAGCACCTTCAGCCCCGACCACCAGCCCAACGGACAGAGCGACACCTCGCCGCCGCCGGCCCCGCCTCACGGCCAGTCAGGGGGCCCCGACTCCGGCGGCCCCGCCCAGCACGCCTCTGCGGGTCCTGGCGTAGCGTACGCCATCATCGCAGCCTCCCCCGCCACCGGCAACGGGGTGTCCGCCGTCAGCGAGGCCGTCAAGGTGCAGCCACTGGTCCTCAGCGCCGAGAACAAG gtgATCATCATCCAGCCTCAGGCGCCGAGCAGCACCGACGGCTCCCCGGCCGACGTCCCGTCACAGGAAGTCCAGCCAGCGCCCAAGAAAGACGAGGACCCCGAG aAAATCGCCTTCATGGTCGCCCTGGGCCTCGTCACCACAGAACACCTGGAAG AAATCCAGACGAAGCgtcaggagaggaagaggcggAGCACGGCTAACCCCGCCTACAGCGGCATGTTCGAGCCCgag CGTAAGCGCCTGGCGTCACATTACCTGAACAGCTCGCTCTTCCTGTCAGCGCGAG ACTCTGAGGATTTCTGCTGGAAG gacGACGTGGAGCATGACGAGCTCTGCTCCGTCTGTAAGGAGGACGGCGAGCTGCAGCCCTGCCACAACTGCCCCCGAGCCTTCCACCCCAACTGCCTCCACCCGCCCCTCAAGACTCCGCCCAGAGGACCCTGGTACTGCCCCAAGTGCCAGAAGAAG gttctgaacaaagaaaacatgtcgTGGCCGCAGAACTTTGTGCAGTCGTACGTCACACACAAGACGG tgaggcaggaggagaagcgGCGGCTGCTGAGACGAAGCAGCGAGCTGAAGAGCGAGTGCGCTCACCTGGAGGAACAAGACGAGAAGCTCAACGACACGCTCAAG CAATGTATGGACCTGAGGGAGCGTCTGCTGGGGCAGCAGAGAGACACGCAGGCGTCGCTCGAGCGCCTCAAAGCGCTGATCAGGCTGATCCAACGCGACCAGCTCATCCAGGTCACCATGACGACCACCGCCACCATCGCCGCCTCCCTGCTCTCCCAGTCCTGGATCAAACCCACCAGCaccgccgccgctgccgccacccccaacaccaccaccaccaccaccaccaccccggGCCCCTCGGCCACGCCCCTGCAGAAGAGCCACGCCCACAGCCAGGACGACGCCAACATCTAG
- the phf21b gene encoding PHD finger protein 21B isoform X2 has product MELQGLQEALKVEIQCHQDAELKRPKHDRQTRITALSDKQNQTLCKGLNELQNGQKLAVRTCPVGTTKPLSLIKPPGQSIAISVVPAKAPVSMVTAHINGQKAASSEPLQTSPINLQTGGRVASAGVHPFSSRRAGELPPSQMLGTLTAVPIKVPHVSSLHRLAGQAATVLPQVRPKTQIPDSLPHSPCQELQPLSLQRATAVVSPKSQGPTLPTANSTFSPDHQPNGQSDTSPPPAPPHGQSGGPDSGGPAQHASAGPGVAYAIIAASPATGNGVSAVSEAVKVIIIQPQAPSSTDGSPADVPSQEVQPAPKKDEDPEKIAFMVALGLVTTEHLEEIQTKRQERKRRSTANPAYSGMFEPERKRLASHYLNSSLFLSARDSEDFCWKDDVEHDELCSVCKEDGELQPCHNCPRAFHPNCLHPPLKTPPRGPWYCPKCQKKVLNKENMSWPQNFVQSYVTHKTVRQEEKRRLLRRSSELKSECAHLEEQDEKLNDTLKQCMDLRERLLGQQRDTQASLERLKALIRLIQRDQLIQVTMTTTATIAASLLSQSWIKPTSTAAAAATPNTTTTTTTTPGPSATPLQKSHAHSQDDANI; this is encoded by the exons AAGCTGGCAGTCAGAACTTGTCCCGTAGGGACGACCAAGCCTCTGTCTCTCATCAAGCCTCCCGGTCAGAGCATCGCCATCTCCGTGGTGCCGGCCAAGGCTCCCGTTTCCATGGTGACCGCACACATTAACGGACAGAAGGCGGCGAGCTCGGAGCCGCTACAGACGTCCCCCATCAACCTCCAGACGGGCGGCAGGGTGGCGTCCGCCGGAGTCCACCCgttcagcagcaggagagccGGAGAGCTGCCGCCCTCTCAG ATGCTGGGAACTCTCACTGCTGTGCCCATCAAGGTGCCTCACGTCAGCTCGCTGCACCGGCTGGCAGGACAAGCAGCCACAGTGCTACCTCAG GTCAGGCCAAAGACCCAGATCCCCGACAGCCTCCCCCACAGTCCGTGTCAGGAGCTGCAGCCGCTCAGCCTGCAGAGGGCGACGGCCGTGGTCAGTCCTAAGAGCCAGGGCCCGACCCTGCCCACCGCCAACAGCACCTTCAGCCCCGACCACCAGCCCAACGGACAGAGCGACACCTCGCCGCCGCCGGCCCCGCCTCACGGCCAGTCAGGGGGCCCCGACTCCGGCGGCCCCGCCCAGCACGCCTCTGCGGGTCCTGGCGTAGCGTACGCCATCATCGCAGCCTCCCCCGCCACCGGCAACGGGGTGTCCGCCGTCAGCGAGGCCGTCAAG gtgATCATCATCCAGCCTCAGGCGCCGAGCAGCACCGACGGCTCCCCGGCCGACGTCCCGTCACAGGAAGTCCAGCCAGCGCCCAAGAAAGACGAGGACCCCGAG aAAATCGCCTTCATGGTCGCCCTGGGCCTCGTCACCACAGAACACCTGGAAG AAATCCAGACGAAGCgtcaggagaggaagaggcggAGCACGGCTAACCCCGCCTACAGCGGCATGTTCGAGCCCgag CGTAAGCGCCTGGCGTCACATTACCTGAACAGCTCGCTCTTCCTGTCAGCGCGAG ACTCTGAGGATTTCTGCTGGAAG gacGACGTGGAGCATGACGAGCTCTGCTCCGTCTGTAAGGAGGACGGCGAGCTGCAGCCCTGCCACAACTGCCCCCGAGCCTTCCACCCCAACTGCCTCCACCCGCCCCTCAAGACTCCGCCCAGAGGACCCTGGTACTGCCCCAAGTGCCAGAAGAAG gttctgaacaaagaaaacatgtcgTGGCCGCAGAACTTTGTGCAGTCGTACGTCACACACAAGACGG tgaggcaggaggagaagcgGCGGCTGCTGAGACGAAGCAGCGAGCTGAAGAGCGAGTGCGCTCACCTGGAGGAACAAGACGAGAAGCTCAACGACACGCTCAAG CAATGTATGGACCTGAGGGAGCGTCTGCTGGGGCAGCAGAGAGACACGCAGGCGTCGCTCGAGCGCCTCAAAGCGCTGATCAGGCTGATCCAACGCGACCAGCTCATCCAGGTCACCATGACGACCACCGCCACCATCGCCGCCTCCCTGCTCTCCCAGTCCTGGATCAAACCCACCAGCaccgccgccgctgccgccacccccaacaccaccaccaccaccaccaccaccccggGCCCCTCGGCCACGCCCCTGCAGAAGAGCCACGCCCACAGCCAGGACGACGCCAACATCTAG
- the phf21b gene encoding PHD finger protein 21B isoform X3, with the protein MKQDPQDAELKRPKHDRQTRITALSDKQNQTLCKGLNELQNGQKLAVRTCPVGTTKPLSLIKPPGQSIAISVVPAKAPVSMVTAHINGQKAASSEPLQTSPINLQTGGRVASAGVHPFSSRRAGELPPSQMLGTLTAVPIKVPHVSSLHRLAGQAATVLPQVRPKTQIPDSLPHSPCQELQPLSLQRATAVVSPKSQGPTLPTANSTFSPDHQPNGQSDTSPPPAPPHGQSGGPDSGGPAQHASAGPGVAYAIIAASPATGNGVSAVSEAVKVQPLVLSAENKVIIIQPQAPSSTDGSPADVPSQEVQPAPKKDEDPEKIAFMVALGLVTTEHLEEIQTKRQERKRRSTANPAYSGMFEPERKRLASHYLNSSLFLSARDSEDFCWKDDVEHDELCSVCKEDGELQPCHNCPRAFHPNCLHPPLKTPPRGPWYCPKCQKKVLNKENMSWPQNFVQSYVTHKTVRQEEKRRLLRRSSELKSECAHLEEQDEKLNDTLKQCMDLRERLLGQQRDTQASLERLKALIRLIQRDQLIQVTMTTTATIAASLLSQSWIKPTSTAAAAATPNTTTTTTTTPGPSATPLQKSHAHSQDDANI; encoded by the exons AAGCTGGCAGTCAGAACTTGTCCCGTAGGGACGACCAAGCCTCTGTCTCTCATCAAGCCTCCCGGTCAGAGCATCGCCATCTCCGTGGTGCCGGCCAAGGCTCCCGTTTCCATGGTGACCGCACACATTAACGGACAGAAGGCGGCGAGCTCGGAGCCGCTACAGACGTCCCCCATCAACCTCCAGACGGGCGGCAGGGTGGCGTCCGCCGGAGTCCACCCgttcagcagcaggagagccGGAGAGCTGCCGCCCTCTCAG ATGCTGGGAACTCTCACTGCTGTGCCCATCAAGGTGCCTCACGTCAGCTCGCTGCACCGGCTGGCAGGACAAGCAGCCACAGTGCTACCTCAG GTCAGGCCAAAGACCCAGATCCCCGACAGCCTCCCCCACAGTCCGTGTCAGGAGCTGCAGCCGCTCAGCCTGCAGAGGGCGACGGCCGTGGTCAGTCCTAAGAGCCAGGGCCCGACCCTGCCCACCGCCAACAGCACCTTCAGCCCCGACCACCAGCCCAACGGACAGAGCGACACCTCGCCGCCGCCGGCCCCGCCTCACGGCCAGTCAGGGGGCCCCGACTCCGGCGGCCCCGCCCAGCACGCCTCTGCGGGTCCTGGCGTAGCGTACGCCATCATCGCAGCCTCCCCCGCCACCGGCAACGGGGTGTCCGCCGTCAGCGAGGCCGTCAAGGTGCAGCCACTGGTCCTCAGCGCCGAGAACAAG gtgATCATCATCCAGCCTCAGGCGCCGAGCAGCACCGACGGCTCCCCGGCCGACGTCCCGTCACAGGAAGTCCAGCCAGCGCCCAAGAAAGACGAGGACCCCGAG aAAATCGCCTTCATGGTCGCCCTGGGCCTCGTCACCACAGAACACCTGGAAG AAATCCAGACGAAGCgtcaggagaggaagaggcggAGCACGGCTAACCCCGCCTACAGCGGCATGTTCGAGCCCgag CGTAAGCGCCTGGCGTCACATTACCTGAACAGCTCGCTCTTCCTGTCAGCGCGAG ACTCTGAGGATTTCTGCTGGAAG gacGACGTGGAGCATGACGAGCTCTGCTCCGTCTGTAAGGAGGACGGCGAGCTGCAGCCCTGCCACAACTGCCCCCGAGCCTTCCACCCCAACTGCCTCCACCCGCCCCTCAAGACTCCGCCCAGAGGACCCTGGTACTGCCCCAAGTGCCAGAAGAAG gttctgaacaaagaaaacatgtcgTGGCCGCAGAACTTTGTGCAGTCGTACGTCACACACAAGACGG tgaggcaggaggagaagcgGCGGCTGCTGAGACGAAGCAGCGAGCTGAAGAGCGAGTGCGCTCACCTGGAGGAACAAGACGAGAAGCTCAACGACACGCTCAAG CAATGTATGGACCTGAGGGAGCGTCTGCTGGGGCAGCAGAGAGACACGCAGGCGTCGCTCGAGCGCCTCAAAGCGCTGATCAGGCTGATCCAACGCGACCAGCTCATCCAGGTCACCATGACGACCACCGCCACCATCGCCGCCTCCCTGCTCTCCCAGTCCTGGATCAAACCCACCAGCaccgccgccgctgccgccacccccaacaccaccaccaccaccaccaccaccccggGCCCCTCGGCCACGCCCCTGCAGAAGAGCCACGCCCACAGCCAGGACGACGCCAACATCTAG